The window AGTTTGTTATCAATTGGTTCTTAGACAGACATAGTATTTGCTTAccgaaaatatattattgggTAATATTTCACATACTTACCCCAACGTATCTGCGCTACACACGATCAGTACCAACACCACTAAATCACTAGAAAACATTGCCAAAACTCCCCTAACATAGTCACCCTACCCTTTCAGTGAAAGTTAGCATTTTTGtgcaataaagaaataaaatcggCTTCGTCAGCGTTGGTCCGACACGTAACAGATAAGAATCAAGCTATATCGACACAAGCCCTTTATTTGCACTGCCCTTATCTTTGCAACtcagtgtaaaaaaatataaaagtccTGTTTATTTTGCGCCGAATCGCAAGCGTTTTCAATTTGCTTGTATTAATGGTATGTGTTTAACGAGTATTGGCTGTTAATAAatgttgatgtttatttatattagatttttctcGTTAGATAAAGGACGAATTTTTGAAATTTGTTGTCATTGAATAATAtgcttttatatttgttatgttaTCAAGTTAACGATaccattttataacaattttttttaccgCATTAAAAAAGGAATGGAAAAAATTATGGAAATcatctttatttttatctagctgacccgcgcaacttcgcttgcgtaacataagagagaatgggtcaaaattttccccgtttttgtaacatttttcactgcttcTCTGCTCCTTGTGGTCGTAGcttaatgatatatagcctataaccttcctcgataaatggactatccaacattgatagaatttttcaaatcgaacccgtagttcctgagattagcgcgttcaaacaaacaaacaaacaaacaaacaaacaaacaaactcttcagctttataatattggtatagatttgtaacatttttcactgcttcTCTGCTCCTTGTGGTCGTAGCTTAatgatattatagcctataaccttcctcgataaatggactatccaacattgatagaatttttcaaatcgaacccgtagttcctgagattagcgcgttcaaacaaacaaacaaacaaacaaacaaacaaacaaactcttcagctttataatattggtatagataatGAGAATGAAtgataaaaatgtgtttgttactCGGCGTAAAACTGAAGAACGGCTGAACCATTTCTTATTGTCGTTATTGTAgttgtgaattattttttagataCGAGGAAGGGTTTTGTGAAGAGAAAACCTaaaaaagcaaagaaatatcGTGTGAGGATTAgctagattttaataaaatctgttttggTCAACATTCCTGAGGCGGATATTAACATATTCTGTTCGCttgctataatatattttgctattaacaaaagaaacacagcagcttttaaataattttgcttgTATTTACATAGGCCTatggaagaaaataatatatcaacttgttataaaaacatttaacgCAGCCTAGTCTTGCTAGAAACCGCGCTATTAGGAGCAGACTTCTGTTTGCGTTTCTTTGCCATTTTCTCTTCAAACTCTGCGACTGCTTGTTTGAATGTTAGCTGATCTGCTATGTGCTGCCTCTCTTTTGTACCAGTCGGAGTTCGTTCGTAGTACCACTTTAGATAGCGGTCGTATTCCTGTAGTTATTCCCAAACGTTAAGTCAAAGGTGTAATTTATAAAGTAGAGGCGTATGCAAACGCTATTGTAACAGAGGGCTAGACTTTTACTAGAAGTCCaaggtattatttaaaattttccgacagaaataatgaaaaatcaATCGACCATTTAGTAATCCATGAATTAGGTCGGAGGTTTCATAATCATCAAATCTTATAGGTACATTACGCATTGACACACAAAGTAGGtaagaataaattttgtttattaatacttaCAACTTTGGTGTGAGATGTGTCTTCAATGATGAAATTATAAACTTCCATTGGCTTTAATCCGTGAGCAgctattctaaaataaaaaaaataatatgatgttACGCTTTTCAAGAATGTGTCCGGGTTTTAGGTAACAGTAAACAACGTCACAAAGTCCATCATTGATCaagtaaagaaagtttttaaagttCTACTTATGTATTCGCCAGATGCATCATTAATTTGTGTGAATAGTGTTTCAGTGCGGACTATTCTATGTataaatcacgcttttttctcaTCGATATAATAATTGACCATTTCATCACTGGCTGCGATTCCTACAAACTTCTATTCTTTGATATCAacagtatgtaaatatttgttacttgACACGTCTCTCTTCGTCCATAAATTTATCCAGCACTTCTTCTAAGTATCCGTAACTGTATCCTTGCAGCACTTGGGCTAAGCAGCTGACATCAAACGATTGTGGAATCAAAGGATATCTGTAATTGCATAATGAAAGAAAAGTAAACTGCTTGGCATAACGACTGGTAAAATAACAGCTAATGGCTGGCTAAAGgctttaactttttaattttcaactgCTAAAGCTGGCTAGATTCGATTtccattacattacattttcagTTTGCAAATTTGGTGCGGTTGTAAACGACTAGCGTCCCGAGCTTTCGGGTTGGATTTCAGGTTTAGGCAAGCAGCCGCTCAGTGTTTAGTAAACAGCAATATGCTCTATTTATGGAGACTATAAtttgaaacacaaacaaacaggTGTCGAATGTCCATGTTCTATTCACCTCTCTatacatgaaaaatattaaagtgaaATATTGATGAAGCTTACTTGACAACCCATTCTTTCAGCAACTGCACGGCAGTAGAGTAAGTGCAGTTTGGTACAAGAGCTATTATGGGGAATTTCTTCACCATTTGTCCGCTTCTTGTTAACCAAGGATCGGAACAAGTTCCTGCAAAGCATTCACAGTAATAAAGTTATTTCtgatttatgtatttcattaaaCAAAGTAGATatcaaaaaattaagaataaatatattaatggtGTTAGGCCTTTCCCAGCAGTAAGATGACGCAAGCTAGTTAGTAGTAACTTAATTTCATCGGTGATTCGCAAAACCTTACCTACAACTGTTATCATGTcgtgtttattaattttctttattagatCTTGTACGAAATATCGTTTGACGAAGTCTAGGCGTACTTCTGCGTTTTCTGGCTCCtgcaaaaatatatacttactgcATAAATCGTCAATGCAGAAGGTTGAgtgttgtttaaattttattttttttgactGGTTCGAGAGAAAAGAAATTGTTTATCCGAACAGGATCAGGAAGGATCCCAAACTCTTAGCTTTTCAAATTTTGAGATTGAGATGATATTTACAGAACAGCGTAGgtattgtttaaacaaattaaacttaCTTTCTTATAGTAAAGTCTCTCAATATGTCTGATGTGAATGACAGCCGGTTGTACAGCTCTGGCAGCAGTTAGCACCTTTTTCACAAGCATCTTCACATATACCGGGGTTAGAAAATCTACAGGCAGCTTGTATGGATCCAGCTCAAATAGCATAGCGTCTGAAATGGGGAGATATGAGAAGTTTGGCGATTGTAGTTTTACTGGGATATAGTGGTATTTTGGGAAGAAGTTGGTTGAATATTTATGTGTGAATAAAGATTAACACCTATGTCGTATTAACAAGTACAAAGGTTACATTTAAAATCGATAGCCCTGTGTGCTTTGACGAAATTTTTAACCTCATTGGTAGCGTCTTCTGCTATCTTAAGAACctatgaaatgaaattaaaaaacgtttattaaagtacaaagtacaaccagttACAATGAGATCAGGATATCACACTATCATACTGCTAGTAGATTACTATACCTATACCGCATGTTACTAGATCTTTTTATACCATGAGAATGTTATTCATTAAGCAGTTTAAACCCCATTCTAGGTCATTCCTATGATACGCGATAGgtgaactataataaaatttcttaagTAAAGAGTAACCCACCATTTAAAGAAGCCAAAGCATGAACAAGGCGTACTTTCCCACTGCCATCAGGACCGACCAATAGAATTCTATGTAAGCCGTGATTGACGGCGTGACATCTGTCCCACCAGAAGGCTCTTAGTTCATAGTTCTGTGGATATGCTGGCCTAAGAAATTAGTAAAATAGATTAAGATGGGTTCCCAATGATGTTCGACGTGAAGCCTTGATATTCAAAGACATTCTTAGTTTGAAAGCCTTGAAAGACTCTGGTGTTACATTTTTAGGCAGCAAATTAATGGAAGCATTTAAAGCCAGGTAATTATTTTCAGATAATAACGTCAGACCCTTCCGTTCATTTacttttgtatggaaataattGTTACTAAGTTGGTAAGTTAACGAACAATGATATGAAAAGAGTGTTAGTGACTAACTGAATAATACGTCGTAAGTCATCTCCAGCAAAATTAGGATCACCCTTAAAACTTTCCAGTTTTGTTTCTTCGTATTCTATCACGAACCCATGTAGCGCTAAAtcctgtaaaataaatgtataattgactcatatcaaaatataaaattactgcAGACTGTATTTTGAAGACTCTTAGCGTAATGAAATGGCATTGCCATTTACTTCTCTTGATTTTCGTAACTTATGAAACTTATTTACTGGGAATTCTCTAATTTCGACTATGCGTACTTTTAAACCTCTTACTATATGTAAGTGATTCatagttaaatttataaagaaagaaTTTAATGACTTATTTTACTTCTAAGTTGTCTGCTATTCTTTCACTTGGTATTGCTTTaactttcttcttctttttcttctttcctTTACGCTTGGTCTCCACTTCTGGCATCACCTCgtcgttatttttataatcttctTTCAGAGCACGCTTCAGTTTACGGTATTCCTCTCTGGAAcagattttaacattttacactACTGTAATTTTACAAGACAATCATATTTGACGATAGAACTATACAATTTTGTCTAGGGCATGGTTATTCTTACTAAAACAGAAGACATTAAGAATAAATGTTTGgcttttctttaattaaattcgcGAGTAAACACGTCTAGTTTTAATACTTACCCCATATGCTCATCAACTCCTTGCAATATTTCTATCTTAGCGTCCTTGTAAGCATCATCGACGTTCAATTTCGTCATATATCTACGTTTTACATCTTCTGTGGCTTCAGCGTCATATTCATCCCAAAAGTCGTGGTATTTTTCCACAACCTAAAGTATTAAAGGTTTTAGTAATCTTAAACTAGGCTATCTTTTGATCACGATAAAGTTAGAAGGTAGCCGATTAAATAACAATCCTCGATCATTTTTTATGTCCAGTAAATTTCTAAACACTACAAGCTAAACAAACTAACTGCAAATATCTGcgtttcaataattaaaaaaaaacagtttgaagaATTTCTTAAGTGCCGTTGATAGTCTATATCCAAAACATACGTTaggaagatttttttatttgtcgtaGACTTTCATAATAAACCAAATTTTTAAGAATGGCTTAGATAACTCACCTCAATCAGATGTTCAGTTTTCTTAGACTCTGGGTAGTGGTATCCTGGATGCATGTTGGGATTCTTCATCATTTTCCTCAAGAGAGCTGCTTCTAACTTCTGTTGTCTGGCCGCCTCGTGTTGTGCCATTTTTTCTAAACGTTTCGCTTCCTGTTTCTCCATTTTTAACTACagatttcattgtttttaaatattgagtAGGTTAGGCAtagccatagttaaacggaaacgatccaacccacacagacgtagtttcgagatatttaacttttaagttcagatcactttaactttgggactaactcaggactataacttcatggtgggtttgaattttacttggattgttttcgtgatattaaaattttaacttcaaggagtgttttggtatacataactcattttacccatagtgtgggttggatcctttccgtttaactatggccttAATTGTATATTGTTTTCTATGCAAGTGGTCAAGGGTTTACATCCATCACCCATTTCTccaatgaattttaaaaattgtgtCACATACGAGCTCAGaagtatttaatgtaaataaggcAAGGGAACTTAGTGAGGAGTGTACCTACTAATTTGCCATCTATAGTCTCTGTGTATGGgaaaaaagtatataaacaactacaacaacaacaacgTAATTATATAAACAACTCTATCTAAAAGTGTAAGAATTGACCGTAAGGAAACCTTGGTTTTTGAAAGAATGCGCGATCTTCAGGCAACTGGCGACAAATTGCTAGACCATTTCCTCGTTCCAGGAGGATACCCCGAGCCAAGGGATATTTAtagattgaaataatttattaatttaatacattgaTTTAAGCCAAAATAAAGCTGTCGTACTTGCTGTGATGATTTTCCTTTATTggcttgtttttgtttcatcatCTCTTCGTATTGTTGAAGCCACTCGAGGGGGTCAGGGACCTCACCTTTGTAGATAGCAATAAGACCATCCTTGGGAATGCCATGGATTACTTGTATGGACTCAAACCTAAAATGCGATTCAACAATATTAActagaagtttatttttagatcgaatgtagtaaattagtaattttacatttttattgagtACCATAAGTGTGTTTTCTTTGACTGTAGTGTTCtcgaaaattaaataatgatcaTATAAtggtaacagaaaaaaatataagataatttGGTTACTTATTGGATTAGCGTTTGACCCTAAAAAGGATCAATTATTACGAAGAGTGCATCTTACCATTCATAAAACCAATGTCTGATTCCATCACGAAAATCGCCAGCGAATTCAATGCCTTTTCTCTTCATAAAAAGTTCTTTCAGTTTATCTCTTTCCGATACcagttcttttttatatttatcttgaaGTTCTGGACTATTTGTGGGTTTCTGAAAATGTGAGTGTGATATCACTAAATAGTGATACCATGATGTTGGTTGTCGAAGATATTTTGACTATTCATAAAAACAGCGCCTTTTATGTATCAGTGAATGTTAAATCTCACAGAAATCttagatattttacaaaaatggtaaaattgtaagtagatatattattttatttaaaataatacctacttctTCAACTGGGACGTGTTTTCCTAGACTTGCATGTTCGCAGAAAGTTAATCCTAATAACTGAGCTACTTTACAATCGTCCACTCTTTTCCTTTTTATCTTCAGAAATGCTctgaaaacaattatttctagaTATTATTTTGATCATCGGAGTTTTAGGTTATGCTCGAGGTTAGCATAAGATCTAATCAAGGTAGGCAGTAAATGTTTCTACTTAAGCTTTTACTATTACTTTTTGTGGTACATTTTTGGGGAAGTGAccattgaatatttatattaattaagaagatatgtatttaaaattaaagtaccggataactttttgtataatttgcGCGCTTTTCTCTCTCAGTTCATATCTTGCTTGTGGGTTAGCTGTACCACCTAGTTCCTTTGCCCAAAATTCCCGTTTTAGCTTCTGATGTTTCATTGACCTTGTTACTTGTCtgcaaaagatatttaattttcaaatctAAATATGGAATACGgaagaaaaatattgctattatttagagccattttcaaagatctttgacaggcGATAGCAGTATTCAGAAgctagaaagtctgacaaccagtcttaccgaagggtatcgtgttataacccagttgttaaatttaaattttaattaaatttttaactcattaatgtcccactgctgggcaagggtctcctcccataatgtgggaggggttaggccttgagtccaccacgctggccaattgcgggttggggactttgcatgccctcaataaatgtatcaaaggTACCTGGTTTTCTCATGAGCTTTGATCAAATTAATCATATTCCTTCTTTGCAGTTCTTCTTCTGTTAATTCTTCTACTTCCTCTTTCTCCTCATCAGATTCATTGTTAGGTGCATCCCACGCAGCTAGGAACTGTTTATGTTTGATTTGTTCCTCTGTTTCTTCCTCTTCAACGACTTTGAACGACAACAATTACGATAAAAGAGAgacatgttttgtttaaatttactGCTTACTTAACCTGTTATTTAACGTAGATcctgattaatattttttttttttaataagctgCGTGCACAAATTACAACCGTACtcgttataaatatttgtaaatatcacATTACTGAAAACTATTACCCAATGAACAATGCAAGAAAGATTGAGTACTGAGTGGAGATCACTTAcgataatttcatttttttcgCGCCGACTCTGAAATCTActaataacttttcaaaaacTAGATGCTAAAATTGGTAAGCGTATTTACCTAAATACGTAAGGCAGATAATGAAACAGAAAAGGTAATTGTctacattaacaaaataaactgtaattGTAGTACCTTCTGGTTGGGCCATAGCCTCTCTCTTCTCCTTCACCCTTTGTAGCGCATCTTTGATAGCTGCTTCCACGAGTGCTGGTCTCTTGACCTTTGTTAGTAACTTGGTCATCTCGACGTCAAACGGCGTGTTTCTGGAGACGATCAGACCGCTGCCGAAGAAGTGATTGTGACTGCCTTCTAGCTTTTGTAGGTTGTGTTTCAGTTCTATTATTCTGAGAAACGaatatagtatatatttttccGGCTAACCACAAATTTGTTGATACTTTAATAGTATCTAACATGGACTTAAGTATTTTTGGATTAGGATTTACGGCACTGGGTTTGATTACAATCAATAGGAaaccaagaaaataaaatactcaagTTTAATTCTGTTAACTGATTTGATAACACGGATTTCGGAAATTCGAGGCTCGTTGGAGTAACAGTGTTGTTGGagtaagtccccaacccgcacttgaccagcgtggtggactcaaggccttacccttccccctcgtttgggaggagtcCCTTACCCTGCAGTGGCACAGTAATGGgataaaaaaaacagtgttgttactaaaaaaagtatttttaagcaCGTCCAATATATCTAaggtgtaattttatgtgtCACGATTTTGTACAGGAACTAACTCGATCCTTTGTCATACCTCCTATAGAATGCTAAGATACTTAAGGCTGCTTACCAACCTAGCAACAACAGCATTAACAATAAGATCCATGTACTCAGTCTTCTGCACTTGCAAGTTATTGTGAACACATTCTATCGCGTCGTTGTATATCTTCATGTATTGGCCTAGGACTGAAGATATTCTGTGAACCGCATCTGATAGTTGCTGGTCGTGCATTTTCTCTGTctgaaataagattttaatacaGACAAGAAGCGTGGGtgacgtgggtgtattttatacactgtACACCACATCTTCGGGTatgacaggcgtgatattatgaatgtatgtatgtagatacaAGACTCGGAccgtaaatatgtattttgtagcttttagaacattgtaatatttttctggTTACACCAAACACTAtttcaattcttaaaaaatagtgCATTTCTTCAATAAAATGTGAAGCTATTACTTgcgaatattattaaaagaaattaaatcattttttggCTTCATACAGATAAGGTGCTTCTTTAAAAGTAGATTACTACTATATTCATTGACAAATGCAGCGATAGCTCTTTGGACGATATTTTGCAAAGCTTTTTCGTAGTAATAAAATGCGCAAATTAATCTAGACACCCTTATACACACACTCTTATACAAACACACTTATACACAGTCTACTTACTAGAATACTAGGTTAAGGGAAGTAGAAGTAGAGTAGGTATTAGAGCATAGTTATGTTAGTATTTACCTGAAACTCCACATCTAAACCAATGACAACTCTCAATCTTGTTAAAGTGTCCCTCCATTTTGTAAAGTAATAGTCACAAGACATAGTCAATTTAgggaaataattacaaaataaaatgttgttggATACATAacctacataaattaatattattagagCCCGCCTATTTCGAGATGGCCATGGTTGACTTGCCTCAAAACTTAGTAGTTTTCAATTCATTCAAACAATAAGAAAGCTACTAATACTCAAAGTAATTATGTATGTGCAGTTTTCTTATTGTTTGTAATCTCGTCAAtagattataaaaatctatttgataCAATACCTGATGGAATATAAAATTCTGAACGGCATTAAGGCAGCGTGGTGGATGTAAAACCTAACCATTACTCATTATGGAAGTACTTTTGAGGCCAGCTGTAGAGGGTTCCTAGCAGGTTAACCATTTTCCATCTCTTTAATATTacatcaataataaaatctacCATTGCATGATACCTAGGCTAACTAACTCAAAAACTATctaaaattacatatatttcCATTTCAACAGTCCCAACCACGTATTCCACGTACAAACAAGTCCAACATTACCGTAAACCTCCCCCATTGAACAAAACCCCACAGTCACAATACAACGCCTCTTTTAGCCTATGAAAGGGCAAACGATACCATTATACGTTATCGCCACTCCGGAAAACTTACATCATATTCAATGCGGGAAATAACCGATCGCACTTGACGGCACGTTGCTTAGTTATTGCTTTccttttacatttaaaaatgacatAACCACCAATACTTATCATACGATACTAAACTTTAGTGCCAACAAAATAAGGTTGACTTTT of the Anticarsia gemmatalis isolate Benzon Research Colony breed Stoneville strain chromosome 6, ilAntGemm2 primary, whole genome shotgun sequence genome contains:
- the LOC142973916 gene encoding uncharacterized protein LOC142973916, which codes for MSCDYYFTKWRDTLTRLRVVIGLDVEFQTEKMHDQQLSDAVHRISSVLGQYMKIYNDAIECVHNNLQVQKTEYMDLIVNAVVARIIELKHNLQKLEGSHNHFFGSGLIVSRNTPFDVEMTKLLTKVKRPALVEAAIKDALQRVKEKREAMAQPEVVEEEETEEQIKHKQFLAAWDAPNNESDEEKEEVEELTEEELQRRNMINLIKAHEKTRQVTRSMKHQKLKREFWAKELGGTANPQARYELREKSAQIIQKVIRAFLKIKRKRVDDCKVAQLLGLTFCEHASLGKHVPVEEKPTNSPELQDKYKKELVSERDKLKELFMKRKGIEFAGDFRDGIRHWFYEWFESIQVIHGIPKDGLIAIYKGEVPDPLEWLQQYEEMMKQKQANKGKSSQQLKMEKQEAKRLEKMAQHEAARQQKLEAALLRKMMKNPNMHPGYHYPESKKTEHLIEVVEKYHDFWDEYDAEATEDVKRRYMTKLNVDDAYKDAKIEILQGVDEHMGEEYRKLKRALKEDYKNNDEVMPEVETKRKGKKKKKKKVKAIPSERIADNLEDLALHGFVIEYEETKLESFKGDPNFAGDDLRRIIQPAYPQNYELRAFWWDRCHAVNHGLHRILLVGPDGSGKVRLVHALASLNDAMLFELDPYKLPVDFLTPVYVKMLVKKVLTAARAVQPAVIHIRHIERLYYKKEPENAEVRLDFVKRYFVQDLIKKINKHDMITVVGTCSDPWLTRSGQMVKKFPIIALVPNCTYSTAVQLLKEWVVKYPLIPQSFDVSCLAQVLQGYSYGYLEEVLDKFMDEERRVKIAAHGLKPMEVYNFIIEDTSHTKVEYDRYLKWYYERTPTGTKERQHIADQLTFKQAVAEFEEKMAKKRKQKSAPNSAVSSKTRLR